A single genomic interval of Spinacia oleracea cultivar Varoflay chromosome 6, BTI_SOV_V1, whole genome shotgun sequence harbors:
- the LOC130463905 gene encoding transcription factor bHLH118, with translation MDHNPPTSSDPFDFNPIILDDELMQLISSIFPQIPQNHDASNEINQAQDHNTLMINNSFHTSPQEAQQSQHNVVEFNSAPAPAPAPAPAPNKNKNKGKGKDVKKNVKAMEIERKRRQEMSSLYQELRSLLPVESIKGKRSISDLLEETTNHINNLQLGIKGLNDKRDGLLRTTSSSSGGHSSSSSHNLNSNQQNQQQNHQQVTVKPCKEGIIEVIISTSAPLYNDNNERTTLCLSKVLCLLSNEGLNVINCISSRIQSNLVHTIQAQVDDGRGIIDLRLLQQTLTLVNNYD, from the exons ATGGATCACAATCCTCCAACTTCGAGCGATCCCTTCGATTTCAATCCAATCATACTTGATGATGAACTAATGCAGCTTATTAGTAGTATTTTTCCACAAATCCCTCAAAATCATGATGCTTCAAATGAAATAAACCAAGCTCAAGATCATAATACCTTAATGATTAACAACTCATTTCATACTTCTCCTCAGGAAGCACAACAATCTCAACATAATGTTGTTGAGTTCAACTCGGCTCCGGCCCCGGCCCCGGCCCCAGCCCCGGCCCcgaataagaataagaataagGGTAAGGGTAAGGACGTAAAGAAGAATGTGAAGGCTATGGAAATCGAGCGAAAGCGGAGGCAAGAAATGTCATCTCTCTACCAAGAACTTCGGTCATTACTGCCTGTTGAATCTATCAAG GGAAAACGATCAATATCAGATCTCTTGGAAGAAACCACAaaccatataaacaatctacaaCTAGGAATAAAAGGATTAAACGATAAAAGAGATGGATTACTCAGAACAACTTCGTCATCATCAGGTGGACATTCAAGCAGTAGTAGTCATAATTTGAATTCAAACCAGCAAAATCAGCAGCAAAATCATCAGCAGGTGACAGTAAAACCTTGCAAAGAAGGAATCATAGAAGTTATTATCAGTACAAGTGCACCATTGTACAACGATAACAACGAAAGGACGACCCTTTGCCTTTCGAAGGTGCTCTGTTTACTCAGCAATGAAGGACTTAATGTGATCAACTGCATTTCTTCAAGAATTCAGAGTAATTTGGTTCACACCATACAAGCTCAG GTTGATGATGGGAGAGGCATTATTGATCTACGTCTACTGCAACAGACATTAACACTTGTgaataattatgattaa